The genomic stretch CCAGAACAGGACATTGCTCACACAAATATCCAAGTGGTTTTTTAGTGCCCAACTGCACAATTCCTGCTGGAATAGGAAGTTGTTCACACAAATATCCAAGTGGTTTTTTAGTGCCCAACTGCACAATTCCTGCCAGAATAGGAAGTCCAGACCTGAATATCTGGGTCATTCTTAGTTGCCTATTTTATGCTTCCTGCCAGAATAGGAAGTTCTCACCCAAACATCACCATCATTTGTTTTTTGGATCAGTTGGAGGAACAATCACTGTGTAAAGGTAAAGCACAGGAGCAGAGCGGTACCAACCCCAAAGAAGCCCTTTTGTGAGGTGGCAATCCCAGCTGCCTGGCCCACGGCAGCTCAGTACTCACAGCACAGCCTTGCAGAAGGAGCATTTGTTGTTGTAGGTTTTGCCGTCGGAGCCGCAGAAGGGTTGGTAGAGCCTCTCACAGTAGATGGGCCTCCCACTCTCCAGCCCCTTGTACTCGCTGCAGTCCACCTGCAAGGAGGGCAGCCCTGAGTCTCACAGCCCCTGGGCCATACAGGTAAAAAAACCTTATCAAAGAAAGGCTTTATGCTATCGTGGATTAGGCCTGCTGGATGGGCTGGTGCAGCTAATCGGCTTGTTCCCGTGAGAAAGGATGAAAAGTCAGGTAGCACAACAGTTTATGCTTGTGAGAAAAGTAAGTTTGCACCTGCAAAACCAAGAAATTGGTCCAAAGAGAATCAGTGAAGAGGATGTGTAAACAATCCAAGAATAAAGAGATTTGGTGGGTGCACAAAATTGCATTTACTGACCAATGAACTGGCAGTGTAGTGTTATCCAGCTGGGTTTAACACAGCGCCTTTAGAATTCCTATAAATATGAGCTAAGGGAATAAAAATTGGCTTTTTCTGCATGGAGAAACTGAGCCCTCTATGCTTTATTGTGACACATCCTCCATGCACAGCAATCATGAATATATCGAATTTTGGGGTATGCtttggggcagcacagccagggaggCTGCACCACGTCTACTGGCAGAGGCTAAGCCccaaaaatgaaacatttctgcTCAGAGGTGTgagtgctgctgcctgtgacAGGGACTGGGCAGGAACAACACAGCCCCAGAGGAGCGGAGTGTAGGGATTTGTTTATTATCTGATCACAACAAGCAGTAAATCCAGGTGGGATCAATTCAcatccagcccttccttggacacctcaggactccaccacctccctgggcagcccttccATGCCTGACCCCCCtgtccatggagaaattcctgctgatttGTACCAACATGGGCCCAGCTCTGCGTGGGGATGAATTTTCTCTCCCCACCACTATCCACTCTGCCAGGACCTTCCTGCTCACCCCAGGAAGGAATTTTATTCCTCGGTGCCTCATTTCTTCCAGACATGGACCCCAGAGTACTCAGAACGAAAATCTCCAGGTACCTGATTTAGGAGCTAAAAGTCATCAGAAAAGCCTTATAGGGTCAtcatcaaatattttttttttttttaaatctagatTTCTCTGGCTTAAAATTTGTCCTTGCCCAATTTCTTGCCCAGAATGCCAAACAGGTGAAAACATCTGGAAGTTGTCAGGGTAACTCTATGGAAACCCCATATCCCCAACTCAGGAACTTTCACTGAAACCTCAATAAATTGGCAGCATTTAATTACAGTTTAACATGTTTGTTTTCTGACCTcatgttattattattattataattttatagTGTATATTATATtgattatatatattatatattattagcacatgaaatatttattaattatataatatatattaatatatatcattatatatattataaatataattatagttttagattataatttttttacctCTTAGTCTATACTTTTAtccaggaaaaaggaaaacactcACCTCATTCTGTGTGGCAGCATCTGCAGTGGAAACTGCACCATGAAAGAGAAAACCCACAGTTAGCGAACACTCAGGTGCAAACCTGACTTCACTCAGCAGCTCTGAATCTTTCACCTCCTTAAATGTCAACagtggcagggctgtgcagggcttaGCAAGGCCCAGGTGTCAGAACCTATTGAACAAGTGGGGTTTGGTGCACTGTTCACCTCAAACTTCTGTCAGCTGTTGGAGCAGCCTTTGCTGCAGGGGGATGGAGCCGTTGTTCCACTGCTCACCACAAAGCCACTGGCAGCCCAGCAGTCAGTGTTGTATGTACTGATCATCGTTACGAATAGCGATGGATAATAATTCAGTGTTATTTTATATTTGATGCCCAGGATTAACTGGTGGTTGAGCATGGCTGGGGTTTGATTCCTGGGTTTATCAAGAGCTGCGTGTGGCTGTGAGCAAACCACACGTCGCTTCTATGTCTGGATTTTCTGTCAATAATGAGAATAAAATACAATATTGACTGTAAATCACAATGATAATACAATTTGGCTCGTGATCCCACGTTAGGAAGTGTCTCCCTTGTTTCAGTGTGGATTTTAAGGTGACTGGCTCCTATTTTTACCTCATTCCTCTGGAACAGAGCCCTGTCCTCAGGTGGGGCTTCAAGGAGCTCCTTCCAAACAATGCTAATTACACCTCCCACAAAGTAATCAGCTGCTTGGCCTGGCTCCATGCTGCTGACACATTTCTTACTTTCTTTAGGAATGTATTTGTCCCTCTGCTGTCCCACAATCATCATCCTGGGGCTTCCAGGCAGTAAAAGTACCAGGGAGAGATTGCTGTGCagaaggagcaggaatgtgttctggagcagagctctggcACTTCTTTTTTGGATtaaatttggatttttctttttttgatctTTAAAGGTTAAACTTTCCCAATGTGTTCTGGAGCAGAGCTCTAGCAATTGTCTTTCAGAAtaaatttagctttttttgATCTTCAAAGGTTAACTTTCCACAAAAACCTCCTTTCATAAATCTGTTTACATCTTCACATCAAATGCAGTTGTTCAGGATAAAGaaaatgagcagaaataaagCTCCAGGTCAGGtttccatctctgtcaccagagGCTGACTGAGATTTCATTATTCTGGAATTGGATTCGATTTATTCCACTTCCCCCCAAACATtcagatgtgatttttttctctggtaACCTT from Anomalospiza imberbis isolate Cuckoo-Finch-1a 21T00152 chromosome 15, ASM3175350v1, whole genome shotgun sequence encodes the following:
- the LOC137482835 gene encoding ovomucoid-like, which codes for MKVTLVLLALAALCLAFSTADAATQNEVDCSEYKGLESGRPIYCERLYQPFCGSDGKTYNNKCSFCKAVLKSRGALQMKQAGAC